The following are encoded in a window of Fibrobacter sp. genomic DNA:
- a CDS encoding rubredoxin, whose translation MKRYICNACGYVYDPETGDPDSGIAPGTAFEDLPDDWVCPQCGVGKDEFSPED comes from the coding sequence GTGAAACGCTATATCTGTAACGCATGTGGTTATGTGTATGATCCGGAAACAGGTGATCCCGACAGCGGGATAGCTCCTGGAACAGCCTTTGAAGATCTCCCTGATGACTGGGTATGTCCTCAGTGTGGTGTTGGCAAAGATGAGTTTTCACCGGAAGACTGA